In the genome of Candidatus Margulisiibacteriota bacterium, the window TAAAGATCCGGACCGGAACTGCCAGCTCTTACGATGGGTACATAGTCGGGCTGGCTCAATTTACCGCCAGCAGTACGGCAGTCACGGTCACCAATCGATATGTTAACGCTGCGTCGATTATTTTTATCACTCCCCAGGAAGATAGCGACGCCTATTATTGGATCTCGGCCAAATCAGCCGGGAGCTTTACGATCAAGCGGAATTGGGGCGCGGCGGCGAAAAAAGTCGGTTACCTGGTCATTAATTAGTAATCAGGCCGGATGGCGGGTTGGCGGGGCGAATGCTAATAGTGAATTGATGAACAATAGACTAAAAATAACACTGCTGGTTCTTTTTTGCGTGCCGTTGATCATGGCCGGGGTAGCTCGCGCGGAGATGGCCAGCACGAACTATCTGCTGGCGCCCCACGTGATCTCCGCCGGCGGGCACATTTCGCTGGAGGCGGGCGGCAAGCTTATGAACGATATCAAGGGGCAGGGGATCGCCGGCGAAATGTCGTCGGCGAATTACGGATTGGGCTTAGGCGGCATCTACGGGACCGGCCCCACCATTGTCGAAGGCGACTGGCCGTACGGCACCGTACCGCTCTACATTTCGCGCAGCGGCGACAACCTCAAGATCTCCTGGGAAGCCCGGTTCGTCAATCCGCAGATCTTCATTTCTACCGGTAACGGGGCCGGCGAGTACGTTAACGATGGCCCGGGTTGGTTATCGCTCGATGATCCGGCTTTATCCGATGACATCGATAAATATCTGAGCCAGAGCTACTTTATTCATATTAATCAGGTTGGACAAAGTTTTCCGGAAGCATACTATAAGGCGCTGCAGGCCGGAGTAAATCGTTCAGCCACTAATCCGCGCGTTATGGGGGCGAGCTACCTCGGCTCGGCCTGGGCGGTGGGGAAAGTCAACGTCAACATTTCCCGCGCCGGCGCGAATGGCTGGAACTTTATCGCTTATCCGTTCAATGTCCGGCCGATCGGGGAAGCGCTCTTCGGCAATTTTAGCGCCGCCGACGAGATCAAGATCCGCGACGAGGCGACCAAGCAGTTCGCGCCGGTTTCCGTCGCCTACAGTGCCGCCAGCGGCCAGTGGGGAACGCAGCCGTTCGAGCGGGCAAAAGGGTACTGGCTCTACCGCTCGCAAACTGCCCCGCTGACGGCGACAATGATCGGCTCGGTCACCCTGGACAATTACAGCACATCCCTGACGCGGGTCGGGGCGAACGGTTGGAACTTTGTCGGTTTACCTTATCCGCGATGGCAGGCATTATCGGCTTTCGGGCCGGCGGCGGCCAACGCGCTCGATGAGTTTAAAGTCCGCAACGAAGACTCTAAACTGATCGAAGCATCTTATCCGAAGTCAACCTGGGGGACGCAGCAGATCAGGACCGCCAAAGGTTATTTGTATTACCGGGCGGTGCCGGACACGCTCCCCTGGGAAATAGCATATTGAGTTAAATTAGGAGGCAATTAATAAATATGAAGAACAAAATTACGAGCGCGGTGATCATGCTCCTGTTGTTGCTGATCGGGTCGCAAGCCCACGCCGGTCTGGCCAACGTTTTTCTTTACCACTCGCGTATTTCCGCCGCCAACCTGGGGGACAAGGATTCTGTCCAGATCTCCCTCTATTCTTCGCCGACCAACCAGAGCGGCAGCGGCACACCGCTGTCGGTCGGCACCCACTACACGCTCGACCGGAACAGCTCCTACGCCGGTACCACTCCGGCCGTTAAGATCGCGATCAACAACTGCCCGGCCGGGACCGCTTATATCTTGTTAAAGGACGCCGGCTCGACCCGGTACGCGATTCTCTCCGCCAGCACGCCCGATATTCCGGGAGACGACCAGACCCCGGCGATCACTTCTTACCGGGCCGGGCCGCCAACCCCGCCGGCGATCGGCGCCATCAACGTCGGCTACGAATCGGCCAAGGTCCTTTCCCTGACCTACGATCCCGATTATCTCTACTCGTCGGTCATGATCCAGGTGACGCCGGCGTCGCCCGACATTACGACCCCCTCCGGTTTGCCGGCCAGTTACGCGATGGGTGAATATGTCGACGGACGGGTCCTCCTCTCCGGTCAAACTTACGCGTTCCGGATCAAGGGAACCGCGGCCGGTGTTGACCCGGCCCTGTCCGCCTGGGGAGAGAGGAGCTTTACAATGCTCAGCGGCGGCGGGTCCCAATCGTTTGTCCTGACCCTGGAGAGCAAGGTGGCGGCCGGCGGCTCCGGGATCAACAGTTTCTCGATGCCTTTTCCGCCCGATTCGACCGGCCGCTGGTGGGTCTTTAGGCCAGACGGGTCAAAACTCTTGCACCAGGGAACATCCGGGACGAACGAGGTGCAAAACGCGTCGACTTTGGCTGTCCACATTAACAACGCAGCCGGCGGAACGGTCGTTTCCAGTTTTGGCAAGTGGGACCGAAATATGCAGGCCTTGACCGGCGTGATGATCGTCTATTACGGCGATAACGGCTGGGAAATGGGGTCTGGCTCAGCGATCGAGATGAATACCAAGCTTGGCCGTCTGAAGGTCGGGGAAGGTTATCAGGTGTATATCGGGAAAAAGCGCAATGGATCTAATCCCCCGGCCAAGATCGAACTGGTGATCAAGAACTCTCCTTAACGGGATGTAAATGAAGATCGGGCAGACAATAGCTTTAATACTGGTCGGGATGGTGCTGGCGGGCAGCGCGGCAGTGGCCGCGACGCCGCAGCAGCCGTTCCTGCCGTTCTACTGGCTCAGCGGGACGGTGGCCGCGCCGACCGGCGTGGCGGTCGATAACAAGCTGGTTGTCTTCTACACGACCGACCTGGCGGTGCGGATCGAAACCAGGACAGACTCCGCCGGCAAATATTCCCTCAATCCGTTCGAGCTCCAGTACTACCAGAATATCCCGGTCAATCTCGACGGCAGCGCCGGTTACGTCCTGGCGGTCGTGCGGGATACCCCCAATGGCTATGGGACGCTGGAGACGATCGTCCTCTCCAGCGAGGCCGGTTACATGATCAAGAACCTGACGCTGATCGAAGGGGGAGGGCCGTACCTGCCGACCGTGCCGGTCGACACCGTCCCGCTGGAGATCAGCCGCTCCGGCAATGACGTCCGGATCTCCTGGGAGGCGGCGAATCCCGATTACGCCGACCCGCAGATCTTTCTGCTGACGGGGAGCGGCACCGGCGAATACAGCAACGACGTCACCCGCTGGACCAGGATCTCCGCCGGCACGGCCGGTTTTGACTTTACCAATTACGCGGCCGGCTCCGTCCTCTACCTGGACCAGGTCGCGGGCGGCGTGCCGGAGGCTTACTTCCGGGCGATCAAAGCGGGCGTCGACGTGGCGACCCCGTCCGGGCGCGCCACGTTCGAAGCTTCTTATCCATACGGCAAGATCAACGTGTACGTTGAAGGCAATGGTTTGCTCCTGGCCGGCGTGCCGGTCAAGGACGGCAAAATGTCGGCGATCTACCCGCCGCAAATGCCGTCCGGCGCGGAATTGAACATTTACCCGCGGGTCGGCCGGGGGTTGGACAAACTGATCGCCCGTTCCACCGGGCTGACCGGCACCGACGTCAATGTTGACCCGGGGCTCGGTTTCTGGCTGGAAAATCCGGGAACTTTGCCGCTGGTCATCACCTTTGTTGGTCAATTGGCCGTGCCGCTCGAGCGCGGGATCGCCGGGCTCGATCTGACCGGCAATCCGCTGCCGGCCGGTTTGAGCAGCGCGCTCCTTGGGGGAACGACGGCGGACATCATCTATCCGCAGATCGGCCGCGGGCTGGACAAAGTGAACAGGGGCTCAGCCGGCTGGCCGGCACTAACTTTACGACTGAACCAGGGATTCTGGTACGAATACGCCGCCGGCAGCCGCCAGTGGCAGGGCGACGCCAGAATACCTGAGGCGAGGATCACGAGTGATTAAGGAGGAATGAGGATAATGAGAATAATTAATCTGTGTCATAAGGTGGTGATCGGGTTGCTTGCCGCGGTCCTGTCCGCCGGTGCGGCACAGGCCATTTTGACCGTCTCCATGCCGGAAGACGTCGCTATTAACCGGGTGGAGTATTACTGGTCCGGGGACGCCAACGGCGCGAACAACCTGGGCCGGATAGTTAACCCGACCGCCGGCGTCGTCCTCGACGTCACCAATACCAATACGCAAGCCCGGCGCGACAACGCCACGACCTACGTTTTCGGCGCCTCCGACGCCTCCGGTTACGCCGGCTCGGGCGGGATCTATATCCGGATCTGGGACGGCGAACGCGACCGGGATGGCGGCGCCTATTCCTCCCTGGCGGGCTTCACCAATCCTTTTACCTCGCCGAGCACCGTGCCGTTCGGCGCGCTGTCGTACCCGTACATTAAGGCAACGCCGGGCAACGGCCAGATCACCCAGGTCGACGAGACCTCCTCCCTGGTCCTGCCGGCGACCCGGACCGGCAAGCTGAAAGTTTTCTCCCGGCAGACGCCGCGCGGCGACGCCAAGATCGTGGAAGCGGCCGGCTGCCAGTGGGAAGTCACGCGCAACGGGAGCGCGGTCGACGTCGGCACCATGACCGGCGCGGCCATCGAGCTGCAAACCCCGACCTTTACCCTGAGCGTCGGCGACGCTTACCGCTTCCGCGTCCGCTACCGGAACCTGTGGGGCGTGTGGGGGGAGTTTAGCGACTGGTACGACCACACGATCTCCGGCTCCACGACCGGCGGCAGCCCCGATACGGTCACCTTGAACCTGAAAAAGAAAGCGGGCGGCCTCGGCCTTAACCAGTTCGCGTTCGATGCCGCCAATGTCCGCCGCGGGACGACCCCGGTCGCCAGCCTGGCCGCCCTGGTCGAGCAGATCAACTCGGTCGGTACGGCGCGCGTCACCTTGCTCGGCTGGTGGGACGACGTCGAACAGATCGACCGCGGCTATGTCGTTACTTACAGCGGGTCAACGCCGTCATTTGCCCCGGTCAACGGCGCGGCAGCCGACCCGGCGACCGTCGCCATCGAAGCGCGGAAAGTTTATCAGGTCGGCGTGTCGGAGAACGTCACCGTGGAGTTCACCTTAACTAGATGAAGAAACTTGCCCTAATACTAATAGTCGTCGGTTTTGCCGCCTCGATCGGTTGGGGGGCGGAGCCGCACGTCTACTTAGGGCTTAACTGGGTGACCGGCGAAGTGGTGCGCGGGGCCGGTGTCCCGGGTACCGTGCCGCTCGGCGGGCGAACGGCGGTCTTTTTCGTCGCGGCCAGCGACCCGCTCAGCGGCACGCTTAAGCTGACGGCCACGACCGAAGCGGACGGCCGCTTTACCTTTAATCCGTTCTATAACCGGGAGATCCCGGTCACCTTTGAGCCGAACGACTTTGCCGCCGCCGTCTACCGCGGCGCGGACGGTTACGGCGCGAACCAGGAGAACTTTGCGTTAAGCACGCTGGGGAACAAATATGTCCGGCTGACGCTCGAACTGGGAGCGGGACCGGGGACCTACGAAGTGGTGGATACCGGCTGGATCAGGGAGACGCGGATCACCCGGGTCGGCAGCGACCTGCGGCTTGATTGGGGCTACGATCCGGCACCCGGCCGGGGACCGACCGCCGTTAAGATCTATGTCCGTTCCGGCGCGGCGGCGGCCTACGCGGCCGATCCTGCTTCTTTTGCCGAGCTGATCGCCGTGCCGTCGGGCACGGTAACCTACACGCACGCCGGCGCGGCCCGCAACGGCAATAATCTCTACTACCGGATCGTCCCCGAGCCGCTGCCGGGCGGGACTACCGTCCTGAGCGCGGACAATAATTCGATCACCGCCGGCAAGGTCGAGGTCGCGCTGCCGGCGAACCAGTACGTCTTTACCGCCTTGCCGTTCCAGGAAGACAACGTTTCCCTGGCCGGCATCCTGGGCGAACAGGTCGGCAGCGGCGGCGAGTTCCTCTGGTGGACCGGCACCGCTTACAACGGGGCTACCTACGCGACCGCCTGGACCGGCAGCGACCGGGTCCTGCGGATCGGCGAAGGCTTTATCCTGCGCGCGCCGGCCGCCGCCAGCGTCGCGCTGGTCGGCCGTTTCGGCACGCTCAACGGCACGCCGGTCAGGGAACTGGTCGGCAGCCAGTATAACCTGATCGCCTTCCCGTACCCGACAACCTCGCTGTTCGAAACGATGGGAGTAACCCCCGACAACGGGGCGGACCTGCTCCGCTGGCTGGTCGCCACCCAGGGCTACGAAGGGGCGACATACGACGGCGCCGATTGGGTCGGCCCGGCCGGGATCAACAATTTGGCATTGGCGCAGCCGAGATACTACCGGCCGCGGAGCAATTTTACTTGGGGGATAACTTTCCCGTAGGAGGCAAATGATGAGAAATAAATTATTTTTGGTCTGGGCGGTGATCCTGTTCCTGGCGGCGCAAGCGGGCGCGACCGGCATCAACGCGTTCTTCGCCGCCAACGCGATCAAAAACAAGGACGGCGGCGTCCTGGCGGACAGCAATTATCATCCTTACCAAGCCAAGCTGGAGTTGTTTTATAATACCCTGCCGGCCCCCAATGCCAGCGCCGGCCGGCTGACGATCGACACCGCGACGCAGTACACGCTGATCGGCGGTCAGCATAAATACCAACTTGCTTCTTTAGACGGCGGCACCCTCTACGTCCGGGTCTGGAATGGCACCCCGGCGACCAGGGGGAGCTACTACGGCAAGACCTCGCACGGCGTGGCGTCGGGTACGACCCTGCCGTACGACTGGACGATCAGCTCGCTGGCGGCCGACTACAAGGCCGACGTCCCGTACGCCCCGGCGATCGGCGCGATCAGCGAATCGCTCCGCCGGACCGGGACTTCCTATCAGTTAACCCTGACCGTGCCGGTCTCTTACAACGAAAGCGGCGCCGACGGCAAGCGGGAAGCGACCGGTTTTTCCGTCGAGGTCGTCTACCCGAGCGGAACGGTCGAGACCCGGACCGGCTCGTCGGTCACCCTGACCAACACCCCGGCGGGGACCTACAAGTTCACCCCGACGGCGACCAACTGGTTCGGCTCCACCGCCGGGTCGCAGGTCAGCTATACGACATTGGGAGCGGGGGGTGGTGCGGCCGGTCCCGTTACCTATACTTTGCGGAAAGTTGCCGACGGTCTTGGCCTGAACGCGGTGGCAGCGATCCATAACGTGCCGTTCTCGGTCGATACCGCTGCCGCGCCGACCGCGGTCGGCACCATCGCCCAGCTGGTCGCGGCGGTCAACGCCAAGTCGACCCGCCGGGACAACGTCACCGCTATCGGTTGGATGGAGGATAGCGCGATCAAGGGGTTCTATGTTACCTATAACGCCGGCGGCGAGCCGACGTTCGCGCCGACCAGCGGCTTGTCCGCTGACGGCAGCCTGGTGCTGGAGCGGGGTAAATCATACCAGCTGTCGGTCAATAGCGACGTGACGGTCACGTTCTCGCAATAGGAGCAGGAGGTTAGTTTGCTTAAACGGTTTTTAATTGGAATAATTATACCGACATTTGTCATTTGTCATTTGACATTTGTCATTAGCGCCCCGGCCTCGGCCCAGCACGTCTACCTGGGCATGTACTGGATCGCCGGCGCGATCGACGATCCCGACGGCAAGGGGACCGACGGCCGCCAGGTCGTCTTCTTTAAGGAAGACCTGTCGACTGGTTACGCCGTTGAGCTGGCCGGGCCTTCCGGGCTTTCCGGCCAGGTCAACCGGTACGTGCTCAACGCCTACAAGGATTGGCGGCTGGCGGTCGCTCCCGGCAAGTATAAGGTCGCGGTCGCCCGCGGCGCCGACAATTACGGCGCCGACCCGGTGGAAGTGACGGTGACCGGCGCCGGCTACGACCTGGCGCCGAACCTGGTCCTCGGCTACGGCAAGGGGATCGTCCTGCCGTCGACCGGCACCGAGCCGGCCCCGGCGATCAAGGTCTGGTTCGGCAAGCGGCTCTACCAGCCGGCGATCTACGGGAACAAGGATGAAGGGAAAAAGCCGTTCGTCGTCTCGGAAAAAGGCAGGTTCAAGCTGGAGGTTTCCATCCCCGAACCGTACACGCTCGACGAAACGCGCAGCTACAACGTCAAGCTGATGTCGCCGCTCGGCGTCAGCAAGACGTTCGACATGGCGACCCTGGCCAGCGTCAAGGCCAGCACCGCCGGCATTAAGCCGTTCGTCCTCGAGTCCGATTATCCGGAAGAGCTGGTGGCGGGGGCGGATGAAACGCTTTACACCTTCACTTTCTACGCCAGCAGCAAGGGAACATTCGGGCCGGCGACCGAGACCGCCACGGCCTGCGCCGTCTACGTGATGGGCGGCCCCGTCCGCCTGATCGGCACCCCGGTCACCTTCCCGAGCCCGCTCCATCTGCGGACCGACAAGGAAGTCGCCTTCCAGTATACCCTGAGCCGCGACGCCAACCTGGACATCTACGTGATCGACATCTCGGCCCGGGTAGTCAAGAAGCTGGCCGGCACGGCCGGGGAAGAGGGCGGTTCGGCCGGGGTGAACAAACTGACCTGGAACCTGATCACCGACCAGGGTTCGCTGGTCGCCTCGGGGATCTACGTCTTCAGCCTAATCGACCGCGAGAACAACAAATTGCTCGGCAAAGGAAAGTTCACGGCGCTGCCGTAACCGTCGGGGTAAAAGACCTTAGCGCGTTATCATCATCAGGCCGCTGCCGACCGAGCGGCCGCCGTAAACGAAGTTCACCTTGTACATGCCGTTGGAGATCAGGTGCCCCATCAGGTCGAGGCCGTCGAAATTGACCTTGTTCAGCCCCTTGGTGACCACCGTGCTGATCTTCCGCGACGCCCCGCCCATCACGTTCATGAAGTAGATGTCGAGCGTCCCCTCCAGGTCGGTGGAAAGGAACTGGATGGCGGCCGGATCGGCCGGCGTCGGCCGCCGGTTCGGGGCGACCAGGACGCTGGTAATGCTCCTGGCCGGCGCGGCCGCCCCTTCGACGTAGACCGTGTCGTAGAGCTGGAGCGTCGGGTTACTGTCGCGGTCCTCCGCGTAAAAATAGACGTCGACCGGCGAGCCGAAGATCGGGTAGGCGTCGGTTACCACTTCCGAGGTGAAGACTTTAACGTTGCGCAGGACCGCGGCGATCGTCCCTTTATGGGTCGGATCGGCCGCGTCCGGCGTGAAGACGGTCTCCCCGGCGAACGAGCTGTAGTAAGCGACCGGCGAATTGAGAATTACCTTAAAGTTGACGGTCGCGGCGGTGAGGCCGGTCAGATCTTCCAGGGTACAGCTGATCCGCGGCGGCCAGGCGCTGATCGGCAGTTTCTTGGACGAGGCGTCGACCGCGCCGGCGATCGCCGCGCCGGTGATCGTCGGCCCGACCGAGTTGGGCAGGATCTGGAAGGCGCTGGCCAGAGTGGCGGTGCCGCCGTCGGGATTGGTCACGGTAACGTCGCGCCAGCCCAGGTCGGCCGCTTCGGTGATCGCGATCGTGGCTTCCAGCGTGGTCGCGCTTTCCAGCGTGGCGGCGGAGACCGTTACCCCGCTGCCGCTAAAGGAGACGACGGCGCCGGCCTGGAAATTGCCGCCGGTCACGGCGATCCGGCGGAGGGCGCCGCGCCGGTCCCAATTGGTGTTCCCCTCGATCGGGTGGGCGCGGGTGACGGTGGAAACGGCCGGGATCGGGTTAACGGTGAAAGCGGCGGTCGAGACGCCGCCGTCGGGATTGCGGAAATAGAGGGTCCAATCGCCGGTGGTCGCGGCCGCTTCGGCGGTGATAAGGAGCGAGGCGATGAGGGTGGGCGACACGCTCTCAACGGTCGCGAACGAGACGGTAACGCCGCTCCCGCCGCTCTTGACCGCTTCAAAGGTCATGCCGGCCAGGGCGTTGATCGCTTCAAAAGTGACCAGGCCTGTCCAGCCGGCAAAGCGCGCCGTCGGCCGCACGTTGCTGATCGTCGGGTCGACTACGTATTTAAAAATGAAGCTGCTCCCTTCGCCCACCGCCCAGCCGTTGTACTGGTTGCCGAAGTTGACGTCGTAAAGGCGGCCGCTAGTCACGCCGGCCGGCAAAGTTTCCGCCGTCCAGGTCACGCCGCCGTCGAGGCTCTTGATCAGGACCGGGCCGCTGGGCGACCAGCCGACCACCCAGCCGGTATTATTATCCAAAAAATATACGCCGGAAAGGGTATGGTCGGAGGTCAGAAAGGGAACGTCGATAGCCGTCCAATTCGTGCCGCCGTCGGTCGTCCGGAGCAGGGCCTCGGCATTACCGACGGCCCAGCCGTGGTCGATATCGGCAAAATAGACGTCGTTCAGGTCGCTGGTCGTCACCCCGATCGCGGCCTGGCTCCAGCTCTCGCCGGCATTCTTGGTCAAGTAGACCAGCCCGGTCTCGCCGACGAGGAAACCGTCGGTATCGTTCAGGAAATAGAGCCCGTAATAGTTCTTGGTCGCGTTCAGCCCGGTGACCTTCGGCGTCCAGGAGGAACCGCCGTCGTCGGTCCGGTGGACCCGGTTGGTGGTGATCGTGTCGTTAACAGCGACCCAGCCGCGGTTCTCGTTGGAAAAAAAGAGGTCCAGGATGTTTGTGGCATTGGCCGGGGCGCTCAGCGGAGCCCAGGTCCCAGCGCCGTCGGTCGTTTTATAGAGCAGCGGGAGGTTCGGATCAGCCATGATAAAGGCGCCGCCCGCGTAGCCGACCGTCGCAGAAGGGAAAGAGATGCCGGCCAGGTAATTACCGAACGTTTCGGTCTGGGTGATCTCCCAGCTGGCGCCGGAACTGGTCGTTCTCAGACAAACACTGCGGTCGCCGGCGGCATAAGCGATCCGGGGGCTGTTATTGACCGCGTCAACGGCGTACAGGCCGCGAGTGGTCGGACTGGCCTGGCTGACCCAGCGCTCGCCGGCCAGGGCGGTAGTGACCAACAGGGCAAGACAGAGCAGAGACAGGCAGATCTTACGCATTGGTTAATACCCCCTTTCGAAGTTTTTAAGGTCGCCGACCAGACCGGCGACCGGCGCGCTGCGGAAAAGCAGCTCAACCGCTTCGGCGCGGTTCAGCTTCTTGTTCGGCGTGAGCGGCTTGTCCTTGAAGTGGATCAAGAGCCCGTCGCGGTAGGCGCCGGCGATGATCGGGGCGGCCCAGTGCCGGGTGTTCACGTCACTAAATTCCAGGCCGGAATAAGCCAGCTCTTTGACCGCGCCGAACCGGGCGATCATTGCCAGCCCTTCGGCCCGGGTGATGTTGGCCGACGGCTTGAACTTGCCGTCCGGATAACCTTTGACGATCCCTTTGTCCGCCGCCAGGTTGATGTACTTGACCGCCCAGTGCTTGAGCGGGACGTCGGGGAAGGCCTGGCCGATCGCCGCCGGGACGTTGGCGTCGCCGCTGGCGGCGGTCCTGATCAGCAGGGTCGAGAGCTCGGCCCGGGTGATATTCCCTTCCGGCCGGAAAGTGCCGTCAGGGTAACCCTGGATGATGTTCAGCGTGCCGATGTAGCTGATCTGATCGCCGGCCCAGTAGTCGGCCGCGACGTCGGGGTAGGTGATCAACCGCAGGACGCGGAGCTTGAGCGTGGAAATCGGCTTGCCGAGCCCGTCAAACCCTTCGACCAGGATGCTGTTCTTGCCGAGGCTCAAGGCGACCTCGCTCCGGAACAGCCCTTTGGCGTTCAGGGCGACCTTGTTCCCGTTGACTTTGACCGCCGTGATCGTCCGGTCAAGCGCTTCACCGGAAACGGCGACGAGCGCCGCGGTGGTGATCAGCCGGTCGGGCGAAGCGATCAGCTTATCCTTGAGCTGGGCGGTGACGGGGGCGATGCCGTAGGTCAGCGAGAAAAAGTGGTTATCGATGCCGGGAGCGCCGGCGAACTGGTGGAAAGCGTAATCAAAGCGGAAATCGCCGTAATAAAGGCCGACCCCGGCGGTCAGGTTGTTGGCCGCCTGCTGGACGCCGATCATCTCCTGGTCGATCCCGGCGCGGACGGCGATCAGATCGAGCGGTTTCCATTCCGCCCCCAGGTGGAACAGCGGGGGCACCTGGGCGGAGCGAGCCACTTCGTAATCGACGTCGGTCAGCAATTTGACCCGGTGGTTGCCGTAGCGGAGCAGGGAATTGCTCGGCGCGAGCAGGTCGACCGCCGCGCCCAGTTTCAGGACGGCGGGATAATTTTCGTCCCAGCCGGAATCGTAATGCAGTTTGCCGCCGAGCGAGGCGGGCAGGGCGTTCTGCAGATTGCCGCCGAGCGACAGCCAGTTGAGCGGCTTCCCCTGGATGCCGAGGTCGAGCTCCTTGCCGGCGGCGTTGCCGCCGGTGATGCGGTCGCCGGTCAGGTAGACGGTGAACAGCTTAAGGTTGGCGCCCAGGTTGATGCCGCCGAGCTGCGGCCACCGCTTGCCGATCTCGGCCAGGCCGGGCAGCTGCAGCAGATGTTCCATTTTATCGCCCCAGGAGAGGAGGAACAGATTGTTGGTGTAGTTCATCGGGTCGGTCGTCGTGTCGACGGTATAGATCGGGTCGGCCGGGTCCGAGCCGGCTTCGATCGTGGTGGGGAGGGCGCCGCCGATCGCCGAGCCGATAAAAGCGAAGCCGAAATTGCCGTATGACGCCGTCGGGTACAGGCCGGAGAGGGAGAGATAATTGAACTCTTCCAACAGTTTACCGGACATGGAGGTTACCTGCCAGCGGGTCGGATTGGCCAGGCCGGCGGGATTCAGGAAGACCGAACCGACGTCATCGGCCAGGCCGACGAACGCTTTACCCATGCCGAGCGGCCGGGCGCCGGTGGCGATGCGGACGGGATCGGGTGCTGACTGGGACAGGACGGGAGCGCAGGGGAGAACGACGGCTGCCACGGCCAAAAAGAGCAAAATTAGGCGTTTTGCCGGTCTCATTGGGGACAATGATAACACCTTACATTAATTAGTGTCAATATAATATGCTGATAATTGTGGCAAAAAACAGGGGCCAGAAGCGGCGTCAATACGGGAACGAGGCCGGGTAACCGCTCTCAAAATCGAGTA includes:
- a CDS encoding YCF48-related protein gives rise to the protein MRKICLSLLCLALLVTTALAGERWVSQASPTTRGLYAVDAVNNSPRIAYAAGDRSVCLRTTSSGASWEITQTETFGNYLAGISFPSATVGYAGGAFIMADPNLPLLYKTTDGAGTWAPLSAPANATNILDLFFSNENRGWVAVNDTITTNRVHRTDDGGSSWTPKVTGLNATKNYYGLYFLNDTDGFLVGETGLVYLTKNAGESWSQAAIGVTTSDLNDVYFADIDHGWAVGNAEALLRTTDGGTNWTAIDVPFLTSDHTLSGVYFLDNNTGWVVGWSPSGPVLIKSLDGGVTWTAETLPAGVTSGRLYDVNFGNQYNGWAVGEGSSFIFKYVVDPTISNVRPTARFAGWTGLVTFEAINALAGMTFEAVKSGGSGVTVSFATVESVSPTLIASLLITAEAAATTGDWTLYFRNPDGGVSTAAFTVNPIPAVSTVTRAHPIEGNTNWDRRGALRRIAVTGGNFQAGAVVSFSGSGVTVSAATLESATTLEATIAITEAADLGWRDVTVTNPDGGTATLASAFQILPNSVGPTITGAAIAGAVDASSKKLPISAWPPRISCTLEDLTGLTAATVNFKVILNSPVAYYSSFAGETVFTPDAADPTHKGTIAAVLRNVKVFTSEVVTDAYPIFGSPVDVYFYAEDRDSNPTLQLYDTVYVEGAAAPARSITSVLVAPNRRPTPADPAAIQFLSTDLEGTLDIYFMNVMGGASRKISTVVTKGLNKVNFDGLDLMGHLISNGMYKVNFVYGGRSVGSGLMMITR
- a CDS encoding S-layer homology domain-containing protein, with translation MRPAKRLILLFLAVAAVVLPCAPVLSQSAPDPVRIATGARPLGMGKAFVGLADDVGSVFLNPAGLANPTRWQVTSMSGKLLEEFNYLSLSGLYPTASYGNFGFAFIGSAIGGALPTTIEAGSDPADPIYTVDTTTDPMNYTNNLFLLSWGDKMEHLLQLPGLAEIGKRWPQLGGINLGANLKLFTVYLTGDRITGGNAAGKELDLGIQGKPLNWLSLGGNLQNALPASLGGKLHYDSGWDENYPAVLKLGAAVDLLAPSNSLLRYGNHRVKLLTDVDYEVARSAQVPPLFHLGAEWKPLDLIAVRAGIDQEMIGVQQAANNLTAGVGLYYGDFRFDYAFHQFAGAPGIDNHFFSLTYGIAPVTAQLKDKLIASPDRLITTAALVAVSGEALDRTITAVKVNGNKVALNAKGLFRSEVALSLGKNSILVEGFDGLGKPISTLKLRVLRLITYPDVAADYWAGDQISYIGTLNIIQGYPDGTFRPEGNITRAELSTLLIRTAASGDANVPAAIGQAFPDVPLKHWAVKYINLAADKGIVKGYPDGKFKPSANITRAEGLAMIARFGAVKELAYSGLEFSDVNTRHWAAPIIAGAYRDGLLIHFKDKPLTPNKKLNRAEAVELLFRSAPVAGLVGDLKNFERGY